One region of Miscanthus floridulus cultivar M001 chromosome 19, ASM1932011v1, whole genome shotgun sequence genomic DNA includes:
- the LOC136527997 gene encoding uncharacterized protein produces MGISHPLSDEYDALRGAVLSPQTTPPSSPLAHRHLLEHEVTRMDTLAGIAIKYGVEISDIKRANSLVTDSQMFAHKTLLIPLPGMPMPSSVKLNSSGQRTKRARAPNHRQNRDALDSLDSSKSGQQGASPAMSTLQRYYGLTSQKGNTMDLSTEMSTYHKGGGFQINLSETLLNPSTAPGTKGIDRNWDFDAPTNGFSATNAANGANGNGAPKPKQDSSVRRRQKVEAVPNTADAQDDFLADPIKAIKSLLPRPISSIRLNMDTGSPDSSQKSSMSFLSGFKSVTVRKSPSSPNFADAENGVSMWSSSKWTFNHDSFTRPLLDGLPKPASARRTKTALD; encoded by the exons ATGGGGATCTCTCACCCTCTCTCCGACGAGTACGACGCCCTCCGCGGCGCCGTCCTCTCGCCGCAGACGACGCCTCCCTCGTCGCCGCTCGCCCACCGCCACCTCCTGGAGCACGAGGTTACTCGGATGGACACGCTCGCCGGCATCGCCATCAAGTACGGCGTCGAG ATATCTGACATTAAGAGGGCAAACAGTTTGGTCACTGACAGCCAGATGTTTGCACACAAAACGTTGCTCATACCTCTTCCAGGAATGCCCATGCCATCCTCTGTCAAACTGAATAGTTCTGGTCAAAGAACGAAAAG AGCACGGGCTCCAAACCATCGTCAAAACAGAGATGCTCTTGATTCACTAGATTCATCCAAGTCTGGTCAGCAGGGGGCGTCTCCTGCAATGAGCACCCTGCAGAGATACTATGGCCTGACATCTCAGAAAGGAAATACCATGGATCTCAGCACTGAAATGTCTACGTACCATAAGGGCGGCGGCTTCCAGATTAACCTCAGCGAAACATTGCTCAATCCTTCCACAGCCCCAGGCACGAAGGGTATCGACAGAAATTGGGATTTTGATGCCCCAACTAATGGCTTTTCAGCAACGAACGCTGCCAACGGGGCCAATGGCAATGGGGCACCCAAACCAAAGCAAGACAGTTCGGTGCGGCGGCGACAGAAAGTGGAAGCTGTGCCTAACACAGCGGACGCCCAGGATGATTTTCTAGCAGATCCAATTAAGGCGATCAAGAGTCTGTTGCCACGGCCGATTTCCAGCATCCGTCTAAACATGGATACAGGCAGCCCAGATTCCAGCCAGAAGAGCAGCATGTCATTTCTTAGCGGGTTCAAATCTGTGACTGTGAGGAAGTCGCCAAGCTCACCGAACTTTGCAGATGCAGAGAATGGGGTCTCTATGTGGTCAAGTTCAAAGTGGACCTTCAACCATGACTCCTTCACCCGACCGTTACTTGATGGCCTGCCCAAACCAGCGTCAGCTCGGAGGACCAAAACTGCGTTGGACTGA
- the LOC136526634 gene encoding serine carboxypeptidase-like 34 gives MVTAAFLLVAIVVLSGGASTSRTAAARRHHHHYTDDYEAVFERQEADRVEALPGQPSEVGFRHFSGYVTVNQTHGRALFYWFLEATHNVQKKPVVLWLNGGPGCSSLGTGAIQELGPFLIQNPGTNRHELRLNPESWNREANLLFLESPAGVGFSYTNTTSDLQEFGDELTAHDAYTFLVEWFKRFPQFKRHDFYITGESYAGHYVPQLAEKILEMNRKVHKSRHIYLRGFMIGNAAIDDASDDRGMVEYAWDHAVISDELHSAIATYCDFSRNDAASDFSSDAAASQQSDACDQAMDAFYEAFDDIDIYSLYTPVCTNSSSSSSFSRRGGGAAAMAKNKRRRRRRRYLYGDYDPCLDQYASSYLNRGDVQRALHANVTGSIPYSWAPCSDALFQQWQDSPASTLPAIRRLADAGLRVWVYSGDTDARVPVTSTRYALRKLGLATVEPWREWFTSDQVGGYTVAYHSLTFVTVRGAGHMVPTVKPVQARQLLAHFLAGKDLPRTPPAILTEDDS, from the exons ATGGTGACAGCAGCCTTCCTCCTCGTCGCCATCGTGGTCCTCTCAGGCGGCGCCTCTACGTCTAGGACGGCGGCCGCGAGGCGGCATCATCACCACTACACCGACGACTACGAGGCGGTGTTCGAGCGGCAGGAGGCTGACCGTGTGGAGGCCCTGCCGGGGCAGCCGTCGGAGGTGGGGTTCCGGCACTTCTCCGGGTACGTAACGGTGAACCAGACGCACGGCCGCGCGCTCTTCTACTGGTTCCTGGAGGCCACCCACAACGTGCAAAAGAAACCGGTGGTGCTGTGGCTCAACGGCGGGCCCGGCTGCTCGTCGCTGGGCACCGGTGCAATCCAGGAGCTGGGACCCTTCCTGATCCAAAACCCTGGAACAAATCGCCATGAGCTCCGGCTCAACCCTGAATCATGGAACAGAGAGGCGAATCTGCTCTTCTTGGAATCCCCTGCCGGTGTTGGCTTCTCTTACACCAACACCACCTCGGATCTCCAAGAGTTTGGCGACGAGCTCACCGCCCATGACGCCTACACCTTCCTGGTGGAGTGGTTCAAGAGGTTCCCGCAGTTCAAGCGCCATGATTTCTACATCACCGGGGAGAGCTACGCAG GACACTACGTGCCCCAGCTCGCCGAGAAGATCTTGGAGATGAACCGGAAGGTCCACAAGAGCCGCCACATCTACCTCAGGGGATTCATGATCGGGAACGCCGCGATCGACGACGCCTCCGACGACCGCGGCATGGTGGAGTACGCCTGGGACCACGCCGTCATCTCCGACGAGCTCCACTCCGCCATCGCCACGTACTGCGACTTCTCCAGGAACGACGCCGCTAGCGACTTCTCCAGCGACGCCGCGGCCAGCCAGCAGAGCGACGCCTGCGACCAAGCCATGGACGCCTTCTACGAAGCCTTCGACGACATCGACATCTACAGCCTCTACACCCCCGTCTGCACCaactcatcgtcgtcgtcgtcgttctccCGCAGGGGCGGCGgggcggccgccatggccaagaacaagcgtcgccgccgccgccggcggtacTTGTACGGCGACTACGACCCGTGCCTGGACCAGTACGCCAGCTCCTACCTGAACCGCGGTGACGTGCAGAGGGCGCTGCACGCCAACGTGACGGGCAGCATCCCCTACAGCTGGGCGCCCTGCAGCGACGCGCTGTTCCAGCAATGGCAGGACTCGCCGGCGTCCACCCTGCCGGCGATCCGGAGGCTGGCCGACGCAGGGCTCCGCGTGTGGGTGTACAGCGGCGACACGGACGCACGCGTGCCTGTCACGTCCACACGCTACGCGCTGCGAAAGCTCGGGCTCGCCACCGTGGAGCCCTGGAGGGAGTGGTTCACCAGCGACCAGGTCGGCGGCTACACTGTCGCCTACCACAGCCTCACCTTCGTCACCGTCCGCGGCGCCGGCCACATGGTGCCCACCGTCAAGCCCGTCCAGGCGCGCCAACTGCTCGCGCATTTCCTCGCCGGCAAGGACCTGCCTCGCACGCCTCCGGCCATCCTCACTGAGGATGATTCGTAG